The following coding sequences are from one Mycolicibacterium aichiense window:
- a CDS encoding TetR/AcrR family transcriptional regulator encodes MRKVSRSRSGSEPGKVDARSERWREHRKKVRAEIVDAAFRSIDKHGPDVSLREIAEEAGTAKPKIYRHFTDKSDLFQAIGKRLRDMLWAAIFSNIDAATDPTREVVRRGVAEYVNLVEQHPNVLRFMLQGRFPEQAESTQRALNEGREITMAFADTFNNELRGMQLDPAALQLAAAAAFGACSAATDWWLGPDPDSQRRMPTDEFINHLTTIMLGTVNGTADVLGVNLDPDRPIHDAMQRRAAAG; translated from the coding sequence GTGCGTAAAGTCTCCAGGTCGCGGTCGGGGTCCGAGCCCGGCAAGGTCGACGCGCGCAGTGAGCGCTGGCGGGAGCACCGCAAGAAAGTGCGCGCCGAGATCGTCGACGCCGCGTTCCGGTCGATCGACAAGCATGGCCCCGACGTCAGCCTGCGTGAGATCGCCGAAGAGGCCGGCACCGCCAAGCCGAAGATCTACCGGCACTTCACCGATAAGTCCGACCTGTTCCAGGCGATCGGCAAGCGGCTGCGCGACATGCTCTGGGCTGCGATTTTCTCGAACATCGACGCCGCCACCGACCCGACCCGAGAGGTCGTCCGCCGCGGGGTCGCCGAATACGTCAACCTGGTCGAGCAGCACCCCAACGTGCTGCGGTTCATGCTGCAGGGGCGATTTCCCGAACAGGCGGAGTCCACGCAGCGGGCGCTCAACGAGGGCCGCGAGATCACGATGGCGTTCGCTGACACGTTCAACAACGAACTGCGCGGCATGCAGCTCGATCCCGCCGCACTGCAACTGGCTGCGGCGGCTGCGTTCGGCGCGTGCTCGGCGGCCACCGACTGGTGGCTGGGCCCCGACCCGGACAGCCAGCGCCGGATGCCGACGGACGAGTTCATCAATCACCTGACCACGATCATGCTTGGCACGGTCAACGGCACCGCTGACGTACTGGGCGTCAACCTCGATCCCGACCGCCCGATTCACGACGCCATGCAGCGCCGCGCCGCCGCAGGCTGA